The Anopheles nili unplaced genomic scaffold, idAnoNiliSN_F5_01 U_low_cov_37, whole genome shotgun sequence genome contains a region encoding:
- the LOC128730109 gene encoding uncharacterized protein LOC128730109 produces MEIEHLRERNRLIQSFEATDHQRTTHAPSRQTPSARKKRSPDPTEDEQPKLTPVNEPDGEPSGDGTPAESDPSDQQPVESLPVDEPTPEPSNQVLEIEGTVEGEPDQGQLQSQNQAPVQLEEPPNMQQTVQDAIDSADLEQLATIVLNGEGKQLIGRKSGQSEIQAFLDNVPAYMAKIRRVHLAAREGSLRDLQSALDRRKFATAKDEISPHGATPLHVATVFGHAGIVRYLAGRFPETLGAIDDDGRTPLHYAATLKDNGHFYNLLTHLGANPKVEDNLNRSAEYYLGHVQSQGVLSHRQLLRDYGAKEELADEMLNDQELGEQQVEIPLFRTEEGRYLATSLGDPLIKGLTEVANKRPPDPITYLANYLFNFANQKTKPSRKESSENDSNNNFIEGSVNQPAEKELESSGKQTPANIAATVQPTMEPIAVKDESQPSPDEPDLIPAPSDDRDEHGQSMLQEIWRANVGWDEKISGRLAEQWE; encoded by the coding sequence GGAAGAAACGGTCACCAGACCCAACCGAGGACGAGCAACCGAAGCTGACACCAGTGAACGAACCAGATGGAGAACCATCCGGAGATGGTACACCAGCAGAATCGGATCCATCAGACCAACAGCCGGTGGAATCCTTGCCGGTTGACGAGCCCACACCGGAACCATCCAATCAGGTGCTGGAAATTGAAGGCACGGTGGAAGGCGAACCGGATCAGGGTCAACTGCAGTCACAAAACCAGGCACCCGTGCAGCTCGAAGAACCGCCTAATATGCAACAAACGGTGCAGGATGCGATTGATAGCGCTGACTTGGAGCAGCTGGCCACTATCGTGCTgaacggtgaaggaaaacaactCATTGGACGAAAATCCGGGCAATCGGAAATACAAGCGTTTCTAGACAACGTTCCAGCGTACATGGCTAAAATTCGACGAGTACACCTGGCGGCACGCGAGGGAAGCCTGCGTGATTTACAATCGGCCCTAGACAGACGCAAATTCGCCACGGCAAAGGACGAAATTTCCCCGCACGGTGCAACACCCCTACACGTGGCGACGGTGTTCGGGCACGCAGGAATCGTGCGCTACCTTGCGGGTCGCTTCCCAGAGACACTCGGTGCCATTGATGACGATGGCAGGACCCCCCTGCATTATGCGGCAACCCTGAAGGATAACGGCCACTTCTACAATCTGCTGACGCACCTTGGCGCCAATCCAAAGGTGGAGGATAACCTCAACCGCTCGGCCGAGTATTATCTGGGTCACGTGCAATCGCAGGGCGTGCTGTCCCATCGGCAACTGTTGCGCGATTATGGTGCCAAGGAAGAACTCGCCGATGAGATGCTGAACGATCAAGAGCTGGGTGAACAACAGGTCGAGATACCTTTATTCCGCACCGAGGAAGGTCGTTATCTCGCCACGTCTCTCGGAGATCCGCTGATCAAGGGCTTAACGGAGGTAGCGAACAAGCGGCCACCGGATCCAATAACGTATCTGGcaaattatttgtttaactttgccaatcaaaaaacgaaacccagtCGTAAGGAGTCATCAGAAAACGACTCCAATAACAACTTCATCGAAGGTTCTGTAAACCAACCGGCCGAAAAGGAGCTCGAGAGCTCGGGAAAGCAAACGCCTGCCAACATAGCGGCCACGGTGCAACCGACGATGGAACCGATAGCAGTCAAGGATGAAAGTCAACCGTCACCTGACGAGCCGGATTTGATACCAGCTCCTTCGGATGATCGGGACGAACACGGACAGAGTATGCTTCAAGAGATCTGGCGTGCTAATGTCGGATGGGACGAAAAAATCAGCGGCCGTTTAGCGGAACAGTGGGAAAG